The following are encoded together in the Oncorhynchus masou masou isolate Uvic2021 chromosome 5, UVic_Omas_1.1, whole genome shotgun sequence genome:
- the kbtbd12 gene encoding kelch repeat and BTB domain-containing protein 12, protein MDLRAKHSLGLLDQLRKMRETEKLTDVVLVAEGISFPCHRVVLSAFSPYFRVMFTCGLRECSTREVFLRDTPADSLGLLLNYMYCSELPLNNANVQGVSVAAFLLQMDEVFNHCQSHMRENMDASNCLGVYYFSRDLGAEELADHAQRYLRTHFVQVCRSEEILELEAHQLGALLSSDDLNVSREETILDVVLRWVRQDTPGDGVEDRRSRHLVELLRKVRLALVAPDYLREAMKRNMSLLADAECLEMMEEALEATGMHPASSPRKLKLRYGMETTDLLLCIGNEGGGIRSRYGNYSERSFCYAPSTGRTHYITSPRYGDVLGFVCAGVVTEGNEIVVAGEAGVRKMARQTNRNVEIFRHRVEAQGTWEHLSSAEYRDSYALGALGDTIYLLGGQMKLKNQYLITNSVERWSLQGGPWHSAAPLPIPLAYHSVVRLKNRLYVLGGRTPQSWRMDDEPDRLSNRLLEYDPETNKWTELGPMKYSKYRCGAVALNGEIYVMGGIGCEGVDHGQSRRCLDAVEIYNPDGNFWRDGPTMPSPQLSLRSNASNAAVVGGKLYVCGYYKGADRHEDIIKDILELDPWENRWTVVARGVLMHDAYDVCLVASLNPRELMSPPADLVTQ, encoded by the exons ATGGATCTAAGAGCTAAACACAGTCTGGGTCTTCTGGACCAGCTGAGGAagatgagggagacagagaagctgACCGATGTGGTGTTAGTGGCTGAGGGCATCAGCTTCCCCTGCCACCGCGTGGTCCTCTCAGCTTTCAGCCCTTACTTCCGGGTTATGTTCACCTGCGGCCTGCGGGAGTGTAGTACTAGGGAAGTGTTTTTGCGTGACACCCCAGCCGATAGCCTGGGTCTATTGTTAAACTACATGTATTGTTCTGAGCTCCCGCTCAACAACGCCAATGTACAGGGGGTCTCGGTCGCTGCCTTCCTCCTGCAGATGGACGAGGTGTTCAACCACTGCCAGAGCCACATGAGGGAGAACATGGACGCCTCCAACTGCCTCGGGGTGTACTACTTTTCCCGCGACCTGGGAGCCGAGGAGCTGGCCGACCATGCCCAGAGATACCTGAGGACGCACTTTGTTCAGGTGTGTAGGAGCGAGGAGATTCTGGAACTAGAGGCCCACCAACTGGGGGCGCTGCTGAGCTCCGACGACCTCAACGTGTCGCGGGAGGAGACCATCCTGGACGTGGTGCTGCGCTGGGTCAGGCAGGACACTCCGGGGGATGGGGTGGAGGACAGGCGGAGTAGACACCTGGTTGAGCTCCTGAGGAAGGTGCGTCTTGCATTGGTGGCCCCTGACTACTTGAGGGAGGCTATGAAGAGGAATATGTCTCTGTTGGCAGATGCAGAGTGTCTGGAGATGATGGAGGAGGCCCTGGAGGCCACAGGGATGCATCCGGCCTCCTCACCCCGTAAACTGAAGCTCCGCTATGGGATGGAGACCACGGATCTGCTGCTCTGCATCGGCAACGAGGGTGGAGGGATCCGATCCCGGTATGGAAATTATTCGGAACGTAGCTTCTGCTACGCTCCCTCCACGGGCCGCACCCACTACATCACGTCCCCACGCTATGGAGACGTTCTGGGATTCGTGTGTGCAGGGGTCGTCACCGAAGGCAACGAGATTGTGGTGGCCGGGGAGGCAGGGGTGAGGAAAATGGCCAGGCAGACGAACAGGAATGTGGAGATATTCAG GCACAGGGTGGAGGCCCAGGGAACCTGGGAGCACCTGAGCTCAGCAGAGTACCGAGACTCGTACGCTCTGGGGGCGCTGGGTGATACTATTTACCTGCTGGGAGGCCAGATGAAGCTGAAGAACCAGTACCTCATCACCAACTCTGTGGAGCGCTGGTCCCTGCAGGGTGGGCCCTGGCATAGCGCCGCCCCGCTACCCATTCCGCTGGCCTATCACAGTGTGGTCCGACTGAAGAACCGCCTCTACGTGCTCGGGGGTCGAACTCCACAG TCCTGGCGGATGGACGACGAGCCAGACCGCTTGAGCAACCGTCTCCTGGAGTACGACCCTGAGACAAACAAGTGGACAGAGCTTGGTCCCATGAAGTACTCCAAGTACCGCTGTGGTGCTGTGGCACTCAATGGCGAGATCTACGTGATGG GAGGTATCGGCTGTGAGGGGGTCGATCACGGGCAGTCCCGTCGTTGCCTTGATGCTGTGGAAATCTACAACCCTGATGGAAACTTCTGGAGGGATGGGCCTACTATGCCTTCACCACAGCTATCCCTACGCAGCAATGCCTCCAACGCCGCGGTGGTGGGGGGCAAGCTTTATGTCTGTGGATACTACAAGGGGGCGG ATCGTCATGAAGACATAATCAAGGACATCCTGGAACTAGACCCGTGGGAGAACCGCTGGACCGTTGTGGCCCGCGGCGTTCTGATGCATGATGCCTATGACGTCTGCTTGGTGGCAAGCCTCAATCCACGGGAGCTCATGTCTCCCCCGGCAGACCTAGTAACTCAGTGA